In the genome of Penaeus vannamei isolate JL-2024 chromosome 26, ASM4276789v1, whole genome shotgun sequence, one region contains:
- the LOC138866694 gene encoding uncharacterized protein, with translation MSKILSQPCEGCSRKSLGCIHTKVACFTSIAVQKHATCVRDPTNTYESPPSEPQVALSLYSALLSRIFFPPGVATVYLEHRFPPLRSPKHQKRLIYMGLILVGYESLALGSVHPPVYGHHPQPAYGHHAPAYGHHAPAYGHQPAYERGYCEPSVAPACAANSTLSYCLEDAEYPEYEIKAAITADHLFAKKYADVADQSADDLVDMITKDQEEAFDYSYYTGASTGDSPYDATHWAGPEGYICPSEVVYAMPKRAQNVEGKWRVIVNDVHYYSQTARLETCLFPEAACRALAPCYQSHCTQKSVYHRLLSYDPCDPYKGLFIDIYKMPSACSCHLPA, from the exons TCACATCGATTGCTGTACAGAAACACGCTACGTGCGTGCGCGACCCTACGAATACTTATGAAAGCCCTCCAAGTGAACCGCAAGTCGCCCTTTCACTCTACTCAGCCTTGTTGTCACGCATCTTCTTCCCACCGGGCGTGGCCACCGTCTACCTGGAGCATAGATTCCCGCCATTAAGGAGCCCGAAGCACCAGAAGCGACTCATTTACATGGGTCTTATTCTGGTAGGCTATGAATCCC TCGCGCTGGGCTCCGTCCATCCCCCGGTATATGGCCATCACCCACAGCCCGCTTACGGTCACCATGCGCCTGCTTACGGTCATCATGCGCCTGCTTACGGTCACCAGCCTGCCTACGAGCGCGGTTACTGCGAACCAAGTGTCGCCCCCGCCTGCGCTGCCAACTCCACTCTCTCCTACTGCTTGGAAGACGCTGAGTACCCCGAGTACGAGATCAAGGCTGCCATCACTGCCGATCACCTCTTCGCCAAGAAGTACGCTGACGTCGCCGACCAGTCTGCTGACGACCTGGTAGACATGATTACCAAGGACCAGGAGGAGGCCTTCGACTACTCTTACTACACTGGGGCCTCCACTGGGGACTCTCCTTACGATGCCACCCACTGGGCTGGTCCTGAGGGTTACATCTGTCCCTCCGAAGTGGTGTATGCCATGCCCAAACGTGCCCAGAATGTGGAAGGCAAGTGGCGCGTCATTGTCAACGACGTGCACTATTACAGCCAGACTGCCCGCCTCGAAACCTGTCTCTTCCCAGAGGCTGCTTGCCGCGCCCTTGCTCCTTGCTACCAGAGCCACTGCACCCAGAAGTCAGTGTACCACCGACTACTCTCCTACGATCCGTGCGACCCCTACAAGGGTCTCTTCATCGACATCTACAAGATGCCCTCGGCCTGCTCCTGCCATCTTCCCGCCTAA